DNA from Quercus lobata isolate SW786 chromosome 1, ValleyOak3.0 Primary Assembly, whole genome shotgun sequence:
AAATTACGTACTCAGTATTGTCCGCCCCACGTGGTTGGAAAAttaaaacatacacacacatacacacaaaataaaaataaaacactgaaacctctccatctctctctctctctaactttctCTGTCCTACATGCTATATAAACAATCGTCGGCTAAGGTTACCTACGTTCATCTTTTTAGCTCTGAAACTTGAATTACAAAGCTCTGTATaggaaagaaatagagagacaGAAGGAAGCTTTAACTCTCTCTTTGCAATATTATCAAAGTCCAAACCTCACAAAAAACAGTCAAAGCTTAAATCTTTTTGCACACACCCCATTGAATTCGGAACTCTTTGTTCCCATTTCCTAGCTCCTCATTTGTTGGTTCACTTACTATAGTCCTTAATTTAAGGTACAGTCCCTaataatatctctctcttttatagttttctattttttcttgtttctgtttgtattttttgtctATAGAAAGGGAGCTACAACAAAAATGGTATTACAAATGTGACGTTTCTGCATTATTGTTTGTTCTTATGCTGATTGGATTAAATTCCTGTTCTGGGTTCGTGTGAATTTTATCTTCATAACATGGTAATGTGTCTGATTTCTTGGATTCTTTGCTTGAGTATTCGTTTTTTTAGATCCTTTCACTATTTTTCTTGATGGGTTTTGTGTGAAACATTTGGAAGATTATTCAGCTCATGTAAAGTATTATTCTTTTAAACGAAATGGCAAATGGGTCTTCTGGTTTTTCTGTGTTGGCTTTTGGTTACAAAGATATGTGTTTGTCTTCAGGATATATATTTTCTgatttgaaaaagattttttttttttgggttattgtTTTTGCAGATCGATGGTCTTTTCTAATGGGTTTTCAGCAACTTGTTTGATTGATAAGATAGTGACTTGCTTGCTTACCTTAGTTATATGAATCTTTGAATGTTCCACCCTATGGAAAATGCTATTAGGAGAAAATGGGCGTCTCTAGCTTTTTGGGGTCTAGATTCAATTGCTTTTTTCTGTTAATTTTGCATACCTGGTTGATTATATATTGTTGTTTTCATACGCTTTTTTTAGATTCAAGCTTGTATTTTTGTTTGTCTTGAAGTTCTTTTCTGGTTTCCCAAGTTGGACAGATGATAATTTTACAGTCAATATTGAGTCCTTTAGCATTATCAAATATGTGACACTCCCGCTCACatctttgtattttgttttgttttgacaggaatttggattgatttggttGTTTATACAACCTTCCTTGTCAAATGGGGATTTCTTTTTCCTGCCCATTTGCAAGATACAGTGATGTAGAAGATGGCCTACGATCTATTATTGTCAAGTCCATCAATTTGGGGGACGATGAACTTAAAACACCAGTGCGATCTATCAGTATAAGCGGTTGTGATTCTGAACCCCCCATATTGAAATCCTTAGGTTCTGGAAATATGACAATAGAAACATCTGTTAGCTTTAGAGAACTGGAAAAAATGGTCTCAGTCAAGGCTCCTTCACTAGACGAAGAACGCAATGTGCCCATTGAATCAAACAGCCCAAGAAGTGAAGTGATTAATAATCAATCCCCAAGATCAGATGGTGAAGTGGGGATGATCCAACAATCGCCAATTTTGGATCCCAACAACCCCAAGCATGAAGCTGCACTAAAATTGCAAAAAGTGTACAAAAGCTTCCGAACCAGAAGAAGGCTAGCAGATTGTGCAGTCCTGGTTGAGCAGAGCTGGTGTGTGTCCTTTTTATATGCATGCTGCAACACTGCCCTTTTATTCATGTATTTGATGTGTTTGTATCTTGTGCTAATGCAATTATATTTCATACTATAGGTGGAAACTCTTGGATTTTGCTGAACTCAAGAGGAGTTCTATATCATTCTTCGATATTGAGAAGCATGAAACTGCCATTTCACGATGGTCAAGAGCAAGAACCAGAGCTGCCAAGGTAAATTTCGAACAGACTGATATTTGCTTCTGACTTATGCTATGTACTTTATTTTGATGTCTAAGTATTTGTCTCTTTGTTAATGCAGGTTGGAAAAGGTTTATCTAAGGATGATAGAGCACAAAAACTTGCTCTGCAACACTGGCTAGAGGCTGTAAGTCAATTACACTAGAACATAGTTGGCTTTTACTGATTTTTCCCTGTTTCTTCATCAGCCTTTACTGATTTCAATTCTTATTATTCATCTGAAACAGATTGATCCACGCCATCGATATGGACATAATTTacacttttattataaaaaatggcTTCATTGTCAGTGTAAAGAACCCTTCTTCTACTGGTAATTTCCTTTAACCAAAATGATTTTGCTTCATAATAAGAATTTTGATTCCAGATGTtcaagaatttggatttgaatatACTTATTCTGGTTTTGGAAATGCAGGCTAGATATAGGAGAAGGGAAGGAAGTAAATCTTGAAAAATGCCCTCGATCGAAACTTCAACAGCAGTGTATCAAGTATTTGGGTCCGGTGAGCCTTTATTTCCTTACTTGATCATCATCTATTtcaatttgttataattttatttactaataatttttttccaacttTTAATAGAGGGAAAGATTGGCCTATGAAGTTGTTATAGAAGATGGAAAGTTCTTGTACAAGAAATCGGGGGAGGTCCTCAACACCACCAGTGATGCGAAGTGGATTTTTGTCCTTAGCACATCTAAGGTTTTGTATGTTGgcaagaagaaaaaaggtaCTTTCCAGCATTCTAGCTTCTTGGCTGGAGGAGCGACATCGGCTGCTGGAAGATTAGTCATTGAGAATGGCATCCTAAAGGTATAGATATTGCATTAAAGTTCATAGAATTTCTATcataaaacatgaaaaaaaaattgtaaagaaaagtaataaaaggCTCAagatttttcttcctatttACCGTAGTCCTCGTTTATGGCACAATTTATTGACAACGATTTCTACTACTCTCAACAGGCAGTTTGGCCTCACAGTGGTCATTATCGGCCTacagaagaaaattttaaggaCTTCATCTCCTTCCTTAAAGAGAACAATGTGGATCTCACAGATGtcaaggtaaaaataaaaagcttaatgttctttaaaatgatatcaaatcttttctcttattataaaaaataagtaaaggCCAGTATGCTGAGAATGtcatttttctcttatattcaGACAAGTCCTGttgatgatgaggaagatgatTTGCCTGGAAAGCAAAGAAGCAGTATTCATCTTAGAAGCCACTCATCTGATGAGGACGTGACTCAGAAGTTGAATGGCTCGGAGACTGAAGACTTAACTTGTGTAAAGACTGATTCAACAGGAGAAGAGACAGATACTGCATCTGATCTGTCCATATCAAGCCGATTACGCAGTGTCGGTAGAGATTTGGTTAATCTTGATATACCGGAAAGACATGAATTGTATGAGagtttagaaagagaaaatcaAGATATTGAACCAAGTTGCAATAGTTTGCCAGTGGAACCTCTGGCTGATGGTTATGAAACAGCCGAAGAAGGATTAACTTCTGAACAGGATGGCAAGGCTCAAAAGCAGAACTTGTCTGATGAAGAAGAACAGGAAGGGAATGAAGTAGAAATCATTCCTGAAGAATCAATTCTCAAAAGGATCAATTCACATAAAGAAATGAACTCATATCAACTGGGAAAGCAGTTGTCTTGCAAGTGGACAACAGGAGCTGGACCCCGAATTGGTTGTGTGAGGGACTATCCCTCAGAGCTCCAGTTCCGCGCCTTGGAGCAAGTGAACTTGTCTCCAAGAAGTGTTGCCGGTTCAAGATCAAACTTCTCTCCTCGACTCATTAGTGGGTTAAGCCCAAGGGTATTGACACCATCAAGCTCTGGTAGGGAAATGACACCAAGAACAAGTTCAGTCGAGGAAggaaacttctcagaaagaattATTCCCCAATCAAGAACACAGTCCTCCCCATTGATTAGAGGAACATCATGAATAACAGAATTTCCTAATTTTTCATGACTAAGAGCAGATTACTGATTCATATATTCTTTTGTGTAAATAGAAAGGATGATATAGAAATTCATTGTCATTCTCTTCATTTACAATCatgtatacatttttttgtttattcatCTTGTACAAAATAAGATGACAATTGTAGAATTTCATGGGTTTGATGCCCTTTTCATACAAAAGAAGGTATTCATTTTTCTTAAGCAATGTTTTGTTACTGGACCCTCATACTATGACATTTTGAGCATATTGAATGCTGTTAATCACTAAGATTGGATGAGATTTTCTAGTCCATTATTGGTCAGGTCGGATAATTCTCACCATTTAATCTATTTACTTTCTCTTCTCCACTGTTGGCTATGTTTTCTAGTGTTGAAAGAGATTAATTATATGAGCTCCATAAATCCCTTAACGTTTAAGACCATAAATTTTTGTGCCCAAAATCTTTAACCTATATTTGGATAGGAGGGGAGTGGATATACTAATATTCTTGTAACCctttttgtgattgtgattttgggttggatatATGTGTTTTGTACAAGTGTGTTAGGTGTATACCAAGTCAAATTGGATTATATAAGTGATTACGAGAACAAAGAGAAAGTAACACGATGGGGCTATTAATTTTGACTGATGACTAGCTCACTAGCTAACAAATTATTAACGGTAACAGTGCTTGTTTTGATAAGTCTTACGCGCTTGCATGTTGACCATTTGACCTCACATACTGGACCTGCAAACTATTGAACAACTTATGGGAGttactaacattattttttgcctCAACAACTAGAATCCTCCATTTGTGATAGGTGGAGCTTGAGTTTGTATGAGATTGTACGTTTTGAAAAACGAGTAAGggacaaatatatatttatttattacctCAAGCCGCGTTAGAAAGGTAGAAGACTATAAGAAAAGTTATTGCATTGCTTATTGTCTGCATTAAAATCTTTCGATATGTTTACCATATATAATGTTATAAGGTCCAAATTTGTGTAGTATAATTCTGTTTAGTTGGAGAATTATGCTCCAGCCTCCAGGTAGGTATAGTTAAGAACAAGTCTACATAGATAATCactaaataaatattaactTGTTTCTATTCCgccatatatcatatatgtcaTTCTCAGGAGCATATATGGTGAACTTTCCTGATAGAGTTTTGAACTTGCAAAGAAAAATACAGAGATATATAAATCTTTCTTAgaagtataaaattttattgaaaaagcaTTAGGTattgtaaacaaaataattggTAAACTTTCAAAGATACCGCATAAATCCTCATATCCACCCTATTTTCCACCGGCTAATGTGAGGATCTAACGTGGAAATTAATCTTCACTTAATTTTCCATTTGAATTCTTCTTGTAGGAGAACTGTAGGTTAAATCTGCATGTGTATTTGTGAGCTGGCTTGATATTGATCtgtttttaagttaaaaaactccaccaattttgaaaactacacagttttcctccaaatcaataatttatacaGTTATCAATGTGTATTTTAATTACataacttatttagttatttaaaaGTGGTTAAGAACTCTGTGACTCAATGACATTGCTTGGTTCTCCCTCAAAAAATAATCAACtacaaaaaatttgagtttaggCTGCCTTTTTTAATGTCACTATATTCCACACAATAGTTGTGTTAACAAtgtaaagggagagagaaagactgaatagtctgtatatttaatgtgtaaaataatgtacaatagagagcctttATATAGATTAGGTATGTGTGCAGTAGAAGTAAAATAAGTAAAGTACAAGTACAGTAtattgggctaagcccaatggaCTAAACTAGactaagctatacactaacaagttgtaaaattcaaacttttactgaaattgaaacttttttattaaaagtactatagataaagataaaagttaactgaaatagtacattagaactcatgaatagtgttAAAAAGTACAGTggaacttatgaatagtaacaaaaataaattaaatagtaaaataagctggctttttaatttgtgccaaacgcacactaatgtaggcaaaatttgccaaataaTATGTTTTTAGAAAAGTAGCACATGGATAAAGTTAATTAGTTAAGTAGACCGTTTTTTGAACTCGAGTTTGTTAAACTCACAAACTCAAATTCTAAAAACAGTCTACTTAACTAATTAACTTTAGTCgtatactattcatttttttttttttaaatagtactATTCAGCAAATTTTGCCTTTTTATGTTTAGCAACAACTTTATAAACTATAGTGAAGTTTTATAAAACTGCTGCAATAGAATTTTTAGAAAGCCGCAATAGTCCAAACAATACAAATAATCtgagttgttgttgttgttggggaTTATTAGACTTTTAAGCCTTTTTAGGGTTAGAGTTATGGCGCTTTCTTGAAAGATCCATTTGCTTTGCTGTTTGGTTTTTCAAGTTTCTTGAATAATGCTCAATTGAGGCGACCAAAatgtaaaattgtttttgttatcTTGTTttccataattaaaaaaaaaaaaaaacaaaaaaagaagaaaaagaaaaaggaaaaaagaaaaagaagaagaggaagaagaagatgtattTATTTCCTCTACTAACCCAAGTAGTTGCATTAAGCAGGAGAAGAACTGTTGCAAAGTTCATGGATTGCTTCTGGTTACTTTAATATCAATAGTTGTTTCAGGACCACATTTGATTAGAGTTGTGACAAAAGACAAAAGTTGTGGCGGTACACAAAAGTTGTGTCGGACTTTCTCTTATATCAGGCATCAACTGATAAAATTCTTTGGGGCATACGATTTTCATGAGAACCAAAATGACAATCATAATCAAAGACGCAAATCCTTGGTTGAACGACAACTTAATTCTAACCTGAATTTGTCAAATTCgaatttcaaaaatatcaaacttAACTATTTAAATTCAGCTattcaccaattttttttttttttttttccaaaaatggtgCTATTAGCAAATTTTGTCTATTATGTTTAGCAACACTTTTATAAACTACTAGTCTCATCACACGCATTCTGCACGGGCGAtgagaaaccttttttttttttaagtttaatataatttttcaattgaatttatttattgttagtgAGGTTAGGAAgagattt
Protein-coding regions in this window:
- the LOC115977288 gene encoding IQ domain-containing protein IQM2; its protein translation is MGISFSCPFARYSDVEDGLRSIIVKSINLGDDELKTPVRSISISGCDSEPPILKSLGSGNMTIETSVSFRELEKMVSVKAPSLDEERNVPIESNSPRSEVINNQSPRSDGEVGMIQQSPILDPNNPKHEAALKLQKVYKSFRTRRRLADCAVLVEQSWWKLLDFAELKRSSISFFDIEKHETAISRWSRARTRAAKVGKGLSKDDRAQKLALQHWLEAIDPRHRYGHNLHFYYKKWLHCQCKEPFFYWLDIGEGKEVNLEKCPRSKLQQQCIKYLGPRERLAYEVVIEDGKFLYKKSGEVLNTTSDAKWIFVLSTSKVLYVGKKKKGTFQHSSFLAGGATSAAGRLVIENGILKAVWPHSGHYRPTEENFKDFISFLKENNVDLTDVKTSPVDDEEDDLPGKQRSSIHLRSHSSDEDVTQKLNGSETEDLTCVKTDSTGEETDTASDLSISSRLRSVGRDLVNLDIPERHELYESLERENQDIEPSCNSLPVEPLADGYETAEEGLTSEQDGKAQKQNLSDEEEQEGNEVEIIPEESILKRINSHKEMNSYQLGKQLSCKWTTGAGPRIGCVRDYPSELQFRALEQVNLSPRSVAGSRSNFSPRLISGLSPRVLTPSSSGREMTPRTSSVEEGNFSERIIPQSRTQSSPLIRGTS